GAGCGTGAGGGATATCATCTGGTTTCGTTCAATATGGGAGCGCTCGATGCTATCGCCATCAGCGATGTGGATCCTGCAAAGCTTGCTGAATTGGTCCGGGTGATTGAGCAAGTGCAAAACGGGAGCCGCTGATAGCGGCTCCCGTTTTCGATTATGGCTTGGTTTTGAGGAAGGCGAGCAGGTCGTCCAGGTCCTTATCGGTCAGGTTCGGATGCGGAGGCATTGGGGGCTTCGCATCCGGAATACCTTCTTTGGCCACCGTGCGGACGTGTTTCTCGCCAACACGGTCCACCACTCCAATCAGTGATGGGAAGACGGGTGGCATTCCCGCGCGCGTGGGCTGGTGGCACATGGAGCAGTTGGTTCCGTAGACTTCCTTGCCGTGCGAGGCATCGCCCTTTGCCGCAGGCTTTTCAGGCGCTGCTGCCTGAGGTGCAGCCGGTGCGGTTGCGCTGGCGACCTCAATATTCTTGGCGGATTTTGTAACAGCTACAGGAGGCTGCGCTGCTGCCTTTGCCGGAACAGTCTCCGGAGCTTTCGCGGATGCCGTTACTGACGTCGTGGCGGAGATCGCAGGGGCCGAAGCCACTGCCGGTGCGCTCGATGTCGATGAACCGGCGGACCCTACCCACGGATTCAGAAAGTCGCTCGAAAATCCGTTGCTCTCCTCGACGGCGCTGATGGGAACGACCCGTGCGCCCGAGGGAACATCGGTTCCAGCGGCGTTCTGGCTCAACTGTAGAGCGCGGATATAAGCAGCGATTGCCCAGCGATCCTCGGGACGAATCTGGGCAGCATAATCCGGCATAGCGCCATAGCCATTGCTAATCACATTGAAGAAGTGGCCCAGCGGAGCCTGGCGCAGGCGATAGGAGTGGAAGCTGGTCGCTGCATAATAACCGCGTTGCACAATCATTCCCTTACCATTGCCGACACGCGAGTGGCAGGGCGTGCAGTAGACGTTATAGCGCTCCTGGCCGCGCTCCAGCACAGGCAGTGTCACCTTGTAGGGCATACCGTCGCCCTCGGCTCCATCCACCATGCCGGTCATGAAGTAGCTTCCGGCCTCTCCTTGAGAGCGTGCCACGGTGTTGACGACCTGCGGACGCACCGAGCGTCCGTCGGCGTAAAAACTTGTTCCGCGCTGCGGAAAGAACTTAGGTTGGTCATGCATGTCCTGACGACAGCCCGCAAGAGTGGCTGTAAGCAGGATCGCGCTCGCAAAAGAAACACAACGGCCAAACGGTCGGGGAAGCCAATGCATAGGTTCAGGTTCCACCATGAGGAAGATTTTTAAAGAGATATCTGCCGTACTATCTCCTGTTCGAAAGGCTATCGAGAAGGGGTGGGGTTTGTAAATCCCCATAGGACAGCGTTTCCGTATTGGGTTGATAAATCACGGTATTTTTGAGGGAACGAAGCAGAGCCGGCCTTCGTACATGCTGCATAAGAGAAGTGCGTTTTTTCTCCGTTGGCCCAGTTTTTGTCCAGGTACGAGAAGGTGATCTCGCTGTAATGAGGGGAATCCCGATGGCTTTATTGCGCCAGAACCTTATCTATTCCGGCCGCCGGTTTATGCGGATGCCCGGCGTCGTCCTTGCAGTCATCCTGTCCATCGGAATCGGTATTGCCGCAAACGCAACGATTTTCTCGATGGTCAGCACATTTCTGCTGAAACCCGCTCCGGTAGGAGATCCGGGAACGCTGATCGGGATTCATAGCTACGAGCGAGGCGATCGCTGCTGCAATAATCTGACGTGGCCGCTCTATCGTGATGTTCAGGAGCGGACGAAGTCCTTTTCAGGCGTGGCGGCGATTGCTGAGCTACTACCTGCCTCCATCGGCGGGAACGGAGAACCGCAGCGTGTCTGGGGGCAGGCGGCGACTAGCAATTTCTTCGATGTAACGCAGCTCCGTATGCCTCTGGGACGTGGTTTTCGCGCCGATGAGGAAAACCAGCATGTGATCGTGCTGGGCTACAACCTCTGGAAACGGAGATTTGCGGGCGATACAGCCTTAATCGGTAAGGTGGTTACGGTTTCAGGACAGCCATACACAATTGTTGGAGTGGCGCCTCTCGGATTCCATGGAGTTGATCTTCTGCTGAATCCGGAGTTCTGGGTTCCGTTGGGCAATATGGAGCAGCTCGCTGCGAACATCTCGAATCGCACCTCGCGAAACTACCATTGGCTTAGTGTGATCGGCCGCCTTGCTCCCGGTGCGACGCAGAGTTCGGCTGCGGCGGAACTTAACAGCCTTGCTGTCGATCTGGCTAAGGCATATCCAGCAACGGACAAGAACAACAACTTCCGGATTGACGCTGCAGGTTCGCTGCCGCAGAGCTTCCGCTCGTCTGTGGTTCTTTTTCTTGGGGTACTTGCGATCGTCGCCCTCCTGGTCTTGTGCATTGCCTGTGCAAATGTGGCGAATCTTATGCTCACGCAGGCCGCAGCCCGCCAGCGGGAGATGGCGGTCCGGCTCACGCTGGGAGCTACTCGTGGCCAGCTAATGCGCCAGATGCTGACAGAAAGCGTCGTGCTGGGGCTTGCGGGAGGATTGCTCGGCGTCTTCCTTGCCTTGTGGGCAACCTCCGCGCTCTCGTCGTTCCATCTCCCAGCGCCGGTTCCGATGGAGATCGGTGTCAGCGTCGACTGGCGCGTGCTCAGTTATGCCTGCGCACTCAGTCTGGGCGCTGGCTTGTTTTTCGGAGTTGCGCCTGCATGGGTCGCCTCCAATCCCGCCATTGCCAGCGCACTCAAAGGAGAAGACGCGCTCGCCCGCCCTGGAAGGCGGTTCAATCTACGGAACATGTTAGTCGTATTGCAGATAGCCGTCTCGCTGGTGCTGCTATGTGTGACAGGCCTGTTTCTGCGAAGCCTCAATCGCGCGGCGGGAATCGATGTCGGCTTCCGCTCACAGGGATTGCTAATGGTCTCGGTCGATCCTCGGGTCCATGGATATTCAGCAGATCGTACGATTCAATTCTTGAATGAGCTGCGAGAGCGCGCAGCAGCGCTGCCTGGAGTGACTTCGGCCGTGACCACGGATGTCGCTCCGCTGTCGATGGGCAATCGTAGCGATGGATTTCATGAGCAAGGAGTGAAACCAACTGGGGCCGAGCCTTCCGTCGACCTCTACATGGTTTCGCCGGGCTATTTCCAGACAATGGGGATACCTCAGTTGCTTGGTACGGATGTATCGAATGAGTCGGCGACTGCTCCCAAGGTAGCTGTGGTCAACCAGACATTCGTTCGTCGCGTGCTGCAAGGAGCCGATCCCGTCGGCCGCAGTGTCGAAGGAGGTGGAGTAACGTACCGCATCATCGGTGTTGTCGGCGATACCAAATCGCGAACCATTGGCGAGGAACAGCGGCCGGTTCTCTACCGCCCGCTGACGCAGTCTATTGGATCGGATCCATCATTCCTCGGGTACTCGCTGATCGTCCGGACCTCAGGCGATGAAGCGGCTGTGGCATCTGGAGTCCGCAACATCATCTCGTCGCTCGACCCTGCGATGGCGGTCTATAACGCAGAAACCATGCAGCAGCATCTGCGGGATGCACTGGTTCTGCCTCGCCTTGCCGGAACGTTGTTCACCATCTTCGGCAGCGCCGGATTGATTCTGGCAGCAGTCGGGCTGTATGGGGTGGTCAGTTATTCGGTCCGGCGACGTAGGCAGGAGATCGGCATACGGATCGCACTCGGATCTCCGCTTGTGGCTGTGCAGAGACTCATTCTTGGACAAGGGCTACGGCTGATCGCCGTGGCGCTTGTGATCGGATTCCCCACGGCCTGGATGGCGGCTCGATTTGCGCGCAGCTTCCTTTATGGAGTTCAGCCACATGATCGAGCGACGTTTATCGCGATGCCGCTCTTTCTGGCTGCGATCGCTCTAGTGGCCGCCTGGATTCCAGCCCGTCGCGCCGCCACAGTCGATCCAATGACGGTGTTGCATTATGAGTGAGATTACTTTTTCTTTTCGATCAGCTCGTCCCGGCATCCGGCTGGCGCGTTGATCGGATTGCATCGCGCTGCAAGGCCATTCGGCAGACCCACCGTATATCCCGTCCACGGTGCGGGCTCGCTGACAGGAAAGTCCGTACTGACCATCTGGGCTCCGCTTCTGAGCGTCTCGTCCTTGCGAGTGGTGTCATTGGTCCTTCCTTGGTCGGTGTTGAAGTCTGCGCGCGTCCGCACCAGATAGCCTTTCTTCACCAGCGCAGAGATCTCGTCGGCCTTGCCCTGGTCCTGCTCGACAAAGCCTGCCTCCGGCTCTCCCGGTCTTCCATTCACAAACAGCACGCGGCCCTTCATCATCGCGTGGCCTTCAAGATATGCCGGAGCCGACTTACGGTTGTAGAGCAGAAACACCACCTTGCCCCGAGCGTTGGCCAGGGTTGGCCATTTACCTGCCAACACGGCTTCTTCCAACGTCGCCGCGTTACCGCGCACCTTATCCGGGGTAATAATCTCGTTTTCCTTGAACACCGAGCGAATCTCCGCGTCCATCGCATTCCAGGTCGCAGTGATCCAGGGTTCGGCCGTGACTGCACCGGGCAAGGGGCTCAATCTGCCCTGCTTGTCCTCGATCAGCAGAAAAATCGGCACGTGCCCCCGATGCGCCTTCGACCATGCGCGAATCTCCTTCAGACATGAGGTGAACAGGATGCAGGCGCTCCGCTGATTCAGGTCGCCCAGGTGCAGCACCTTGAATCCCGGCCGGATCCATTCATGGTTCGGGTCGAAGTCTGGATCGGCGGGCAGTCCGGCCTCCTTTGTCAGCTCGACAATCTTCGGATGCGCAAAACGTCCTCCTGCGGGATCCTGCACAATGTCCAGTTCAAGCTGGCGCACACCGGCATCGAGCTGTCGGGTCAGTGTCTGATGGTGATACTCCACCCCGTGGTAAACCTTGGGGTAGTGCTGTTCAAAATACTTCGCCTCGCTGGGGGCGAAACCCAGGTTGTAGCTGTTGTGCGTGCCAATCACCTGGATCTGATTCAGGTGAATCAGCTTATCCTGCGCGCTTTGTGTCTGCGCCCAGGATGTAAAAGACGCAAAGGATACAGCTGCCAACAATCCCGCTGAGAGAAAACGCAACATGGGTCAAGCCTCGATGGAAGAAGAATGGAGATGAAGAAAAGACCGGTTCTTCAACCATATCAAGGCGACAAGCACCGGACGGCTGGAAGGCCGCATTTCGTCAATTTTCCCCGGCTTATGGGATGGAAGACCTCGCTTTGAGGGCGATGGGCTGATACTCTCAAACCTGCCCATTAGTCCGGTTTTAGCGCATACGGAAACGCCATGGAATTCAAGGAAGCCGTCAAGATTGCTCTGCAATCCCTGTGGTCCAATAAGCTGCGTTCCATCCTGACGCTCCTCGGCGTTGTGATCGGAGTGTCCAGCGTGATCGCCGTTGTTACGCTGGTCAACGGCGCGAACACCTTTGTTACCACCAAGCTTTCCAACTATGGCGCCGATGTCTTCACGGTGTCCAAAATGCCGCAGATCATCACCAGCGCGGAAGAGTATCAGCGGTTCCAGAAGCGCAAGAACATCCTCTTCGACGATTACAAGTACGTCGCTGAGAACTGCAAACATTGCGTTGGCATTGGAGCGCAGCAGGCGGTCACGGGAAAGATTGTGCGAGGGACGCAGTCGACGACCGATACCACCATCCGCGGGTATACCTGGCAGATGCCATCGCTGCAGAACCTGAATATCGTGCAGGGACGCGGCTTCACCGAGGCCGACGAAGAGCATGCCTCTCGCGTGGCCGTCATTGGAACCGATATTCAGGACCACCTCTTTGCGGGCATCGATCCGATAGGCCAGGAGCTGCGCGTCGATGGCGTTCCCTATACGGTCATTGGCATTAGCGAAAAGCAAGGGAGTACCTTCGGGGCGAGCCAGGACAACTGGGTTGCTGTGCCGCTCACCTCGTTCCAGAAAAACTATGGAACGATGAAAACCCTTACGATCTATGTAAAAGCAGGAGCGGCAGGTTCAGTGCTCGAGACGGCCGCCGATGAGGTGCGGGTCTTGGTGCGGGCCAAGCGTCACGATGGCCCGGGAACGCCCGACTCCTTCGAGCTGGACACCAACAATACGCTGGTGGGCTTTTTCAGCATGATTGCCAGTTCATTTGGAGCGGTCGCGGGCGGCATCGCGCTGATCGCTTTGATCGTCGGTGGCATCGTCATCATGAACATCATGCTGGTCTCTGTGACCGAGCGCACGCGCGAGATCGGAATCCGAAAGGCGCTTGGTGCGCGGCCGAAGGACATCATGTTGCAGTTTTTGATCGAATCGGGAACGATGGCCTTTGTCGGCGGCATCTTCGGCGTCATGGGCGGCATCATCGTGGCCGAGGTGATTACGATCGTGGCCGGCTTTCCGTCAACCATCGCGCTATGGAGCGTGCTTGCCGGTCTAGTGATGGCCGCGGGCACGGGAGTCTTCTTCGGCGTCTATCCAGCGCGGAAGGCTGCAATGCTCGACCCCATTGTGGCGTTAAGGGCAGAGTAAGGGATAAATCATGCGGATCGCCGATACAAAAGAGACAGTCACCATGGCGCTGGATACCCTCCGGGCCAACAAGCTGCGCAGCGGCCTGACGATTCTTGGCATCGTGATCGGCGTCATGACCGTCATCATCATCTCGTCGGTCATTAATGGCCTCAATTCGAACGTCTCCAACCTGGTCGAATCTCTCGGGACCAACGTGATGTGGGTCTTCCGTTTTCCGGTCATCGGCGTGCGGCCGACGACCGAGATGCTGACACGCAAGCAGCTCACTTACGATGACGCCATGGCGATGCGCGATCTGCCGCATGTTGTGGCCGTCACCCCCGGTTTGCAATACCGCGACAACCGCGGTATTCAGGGGACCGTGGCCGTAAAGTGGGGAACCAAAAAGTTTGAGGGCACCACGCTTGAAGGCGATACCGCGAGCGTCAAGGACGTCTACGACCTCAACATGAAAGAAGGCCGATTCTTTACCGATACTGATGTCGAACGGGCGTCCAATGTCGTTGTGCTCGGTAACGATACGGCGGAAGGACTTTTCGACACGGTCGATCCCATTGGCCAGGAGGTCACGATCGCCGGTTCGGTCTTCACCGTAGTTGGTGTCATGGATAAGCAGCCGCAGGCTTTCGGCGGAGGCAAAAATCCGGAGGATAACAAGGCGTACTTTCCAGTCACGACCTTCCACAAGATTCATCCTGAGGTACT
This portion of the Edaphobacter sp. 4G125 genome encodes:
- a CDS encoding c-type cytochrome, producing MHWLPRPFGRCVSFASAILLTATLAGCRQDMHDQPKFFPQRGTSFYADGRSVRPQVVNTVARSQGEAGSYFMTGMVDGAEGDGMPYKVTLPVLERGQERYNVYCTPCHSRVGNGKGMIVQRGYYAATSFHSYRLRQAPLGHFFNVISNGYGAMPDYAAQIRPEDRWAIAAYIRALQLSQNAAGTDVPSGARVVPISAVEESNGFSSDFLNPWVGSAGSSTSSAPAVASAPAISATTSVTASAKAPETVPAKAAAQPPVAVTKSAKNIEVASATAPAAPQAAAPEKPAAKGDASHGKEVYGTNCSMCHQPTRAGMPPVFPSLIGVVDRVGEKHVRTVAKEGIPDAKPPMPPHPNLTDKDLDDLLAFLKTKP
- a CDS encoding ABC transporter permease, with amino-acid sequence MALLRQNLIYSGRRFMRMPGVVLAVILSIGIGIAANATIFSMVSTFLLKPAPVGDPGTLIGIHSYERGDRCCNNLTWPLYRDVQERTKSFSGVAAIAELLPASIGGNGEPQRVWGQAATSNFFDVTQLRMPLGRGFRADEENQHVIVLGYNLWKRRFAGDTALIGKVVTVSGQPYTIVGVAPLGFHGVDLLLNPEFWVPLGNMEQLAANISNRTSRNYHWLSVIGRLAPGATQSSAAAELNSLAVDLAKAYPATDKNNNFRIDAAGSLPQSFRSSVVLFLGVLAIVALLVLCIACANVANLMLTQAAARQREMAVRLTLGATRGQLMRQMLTESVVLGLAGGLLGVFLALWATSALSSFHLPAPVPMEIGVSVDWRVLSYACALSLGAGLFFGVAPAWVASNPAIASALKGEDALARPGRRFNLRNMLVVLQIAVSLVLLCVTGLFLRSLNRAAGIDVGFRSQGLLMVSVDPRVHGYSADRTIQFLNELRERAAALPGVTSAVTTDVAPLSMGNRSDGFHEQGVKPTGAEPSVDLYMVSPGYFQTMGIPQLLGTDVSNESATAPKVAVVNQTFVRRVLQGADPVGRSVEGGGVTYRIIGVVGDTKSRTIGEEQRPVLYRPLTQSIGSDPSFLGYSLIVRTSGDEAAVASGVRNIISSLDPAMAVYNAETMQQHLRDALVLPRLAGTLFTIFGSAGLILAAVGLYGVVSYSVRRRRQEIGIRIALGSPLVAVQRLILGQGLRLIAVALVIGFPTAWMAARFARSFLYGVQPHDRATFIAMPLFLAAIALVAAWIPARRAATVDPMTVLHYE
- a CDS encoding phosphatidylinositol-specific phospholipase C1-like protein, which gives rise to MLRFLSAGLLAAVSFASFTSWAQTQSAQDKLIHLNQIQVIGTHNSYNLGFAPSEAKYFEQHYPKVYHGVEYHHQTLTRQLDAGVRQLELDIVQDPAGGRFAHPKIVELTKEAGLPADPDFDPNHEWIRPGFKVLHLGDLNQRSACILFTSCLKEIRAWSKAHRGHVPIFLLIEDKQGRLSPLPGAVTAEPWITATWNAMDAEIRSVFKENEIITPDKVRGNAATLEEAVLAGKWPTLANARGKVVFLLYNRKSAPAYLEGHAMMKGRVLFVNGRPGEPEAGFVEQDQGKADEISALVKKGYLVRTRADFNTDQGRTNDTTRKDETLRSGAQMVSTDFPVSEPAPWTGYTVGLPNGLAARCNPINAPAGCRDELIEKKK
- a CDS encoding ABC transporter permease: MEFKEAVKIALQSLWSNKLRSILTLLGVVIGVSSVIAVVTLVNGANTFVTTKLSNYGADVFTVSKMPQIITSAEEYQRFQKRKNILFDDYKYVAENCKHCVGIGAQQAVTGKIVRGTQSTTDTTIRGYTWQMPSLQNLNIVQGRGFTEADEEHASRVAVIGTDIQDHLFAGIDPIGQELRVDGVPYTVIGISEKQGSTFGASQDNWVAVPLTSFQKNYGTMKTLTIYVKAGAAGSVLETAADEVRVLVRAKRHDGPGTPDSFELDTNNTLVGFFSMIASSFGAVAGGIALIALIVGGIVIMNIMLVSVTERTREIGIRKALGARPKDIMLQFLIESGTMAFVGGIFGVMGGIIVAEVITIVAGFPSTIALWSVLAGLVMAAGTGVFFGVYPARKAAMLDPIVALRAE
- a CDS encoding ABC transporter permease, whose translation is MRIADTKETVTMALDTLRANKLRSGLTILGIVIGVMTVIIISSVINGLNSNVSNLVESLGTNVMWVFRFPVIGVRPTTEMLTRKQLTYDDAMAMRDLPHVVAVTPGLQYRDNRGIQGTVAVKWGTKKFEGTTLEGDTASVKDVYDLNMKEGRFFTDTDVERASNVVVLGNDTAEGLFDTVDPIGQEVTIAGSVFTVVGVMDKQPQAFGGGKNPEDNKAYFPVTTFHKIHPEVLDYWISLKFDDQKNKAAVQDELEELLRRRRKVKNDAPDNFAIFGTDSLTRLWDQITFGLFGLMLSLSAVGLMVGGVGVMNIMLVSVTERTREIGVRKAIGATKPMIMTQFTLEAMTLCAVGGIIGVLGGSAVAFAVHFFFPAALSPLWIGAAFICSCTIGLVFGIYPAWKAANLNPIDALRYE